The Streptomyces sp. Mut1 genome window below encodes:
- a CDS encoding DUF4135 domain-containing protein, with translation MSDTTAAIEAFQPFYAHMVPEDTVAARVGPALARAAGPGRAEPLLLQVRAGLVRAVETHAFRTLIKEFHAFREETGLPASTTADTALRRFRLRLEDAAFCRSIAERHPVLRDRLRTVTANGLDAHAEVFAAFDADRAALREAGLLSGDRTGVADISGTGSDLHNDNRQVVRVHLTDGTRLVFKPRPLNTDAFVRDLFAAAEPRLRHSLAGCVPLSVTVREHGWQRYVVPSAMDGADQPERYFYRFGALCALLGAIGASDLHDENLLAAGEHPCLIDTETVVRPDPGEAPVSLPKTLIDHLKLSVASTVLIPMVDPNGAMDMIVAGVGVEGDQASRLRRPVLQDTGTDNLHVRWENVVYRHRDNVPRLGADALSPVDHFPALLAGYRDALGSVRGDGLGAVLKGHRDMPVRCLIRSTMVYSRFLDAATHPDYLARPEEADRLLRLLGSYPEYLSPPAARFVGEGERAALDTGNVPYFVTRADSTGLATSAGTLPDVYSSSPLDFARRGLAVNGRRSDAYHHFLLEECFGELCAGRPGGLSRHSVFADACRAALPGRWWPSIARTVDAVAVRHDGPDGPETGWVSGIGPDRNAPTLTPGNFISFHDAGGIVAFLRNAALRDPSLAPAGQAAERGLDALVAEYGDILLQVPEGVFTGGASLALTRPDRYDPDWTARVLARITEGAEAGTLDADLANGPAGTLMVLLSRAAAGQEPPGTRDLARLVLAGTGPLAAAPWYDLAHGELGLRWAAARAGRVLGDPAVSAASADWLEERLRSGARPEFAGWCKGAAGLLLASSEILVSAGRRERLSGGTLAALADRAAVLPDGPVDLSVCHGTSGAVQSLVAAAGLLGEPALLERAVDLQERAITAAVRHGFHLGAPGRTSLLGYMFGWAGVGDTDLLLATALEDGPDVPVPAALCVPAADVAATAVAR, from the coding sequence ATGAGCGACACCACTGCGGCCATCGAGGCGTTCCAGCCCTTCTACGCGCACATGGTCCCCGAGGACACCGTCGCCGCCCGGGTCGGCCCGGCGCTCGCGCGCGCGGCAGGACCCGGACGGGCGGAGCCACTGCTGCTCCAGGTGCGTGCCGGACTCGTCCGCGCCGTCGAGACACATGCCTTCCGGACGCTGATCAAGGAGTTCCACGCCTTCCGCGAGGAGACCGGGCTGCCGGCGTCCACCACCGCCGACACCGCGCTGCGGCGCTTCCGGCTCCGGCTGGAGGACGCGGCCTTCTGCCGGAGCATCGCCGAGCGGCACCCCGTCCTGCGGGACCGGCTGCGCACCGTCACCGCCAACGGGCTGGACGCGCACGCCGAGGTCTTCGCCGCCTTCGACGCCGACCGCGCGGCCCTGCGGGAGGCCGGCCTGCTGTCCGGCGACCGGACCGGCGTCGCGGACATCTCCGGCACCGGCTCCGACCTGCACAACGACAACCGCCAAGTGGTGCGCGTCCACCTCACCGACGGAACACGGCTGGTGTTCAAGCCCCGGCCCCTGAACACCGACGCGTTCGTCCGCGACCTGTTCGCCGCCGCGGAGCCCCGGCTGCGGCACTCACTGGCGGGCTGTGTGCCGCTCTCCGTCACGGTGAGGGAGCACGGCTGGCAGCGGTACGTGGTCCCGTCGGCGATGGACGGTGCGGACCAGCCCGAGCGCTACTTCTACCGGTTCGGGGCGCTGTGCGCACTCCTCGGCGCGATCGGGGCCTCCGACCTGCACGACGAGAACCTGCTGGCGGCCGGCGAGCACCCGTGCCTGATCGACACGGAGACCGTGGTGCGGCCGGACCCCGGCGAAGCCCCCGTCTCCTTGCCGAAGACCCTCATCGACCACCTGAAACTGTCCGTGGCCTCCACGGTGCTCATCCCGATGGTCGACCCCAACGGCGCCATGGACATGATCGTGGCGGGTGTGGGGGTCGAGGGCGACCAGGCGTCGCGGCTGCGGCGGCCGGTCCTCCAGGACACCGGGACCGACAACCTCCACGTCCGCTGGGAGAACGTCGTCTACCGGCACCGCGACAACGTGCCCAGGCTCGGCGCGGACGCGCTGTCCCCCGTGGACCACTTCCCGGCCCTGCTGGCCGGATACCGGGACGCGCTGGGGTCCGTGCGCGGCGACGGGCTCGGGGCCGTACTCAAGGGCCACCGGGACATGCCGGTGCGCTGCCTCATCCGTTCGACGATGGTCTACTCCCGTTTCCTGGACGCGGCCACCCATCCCGACTACCTCGCCCGGCCCGAGGAGGCCGACCGGCTCCTCCGGCTCCTCGGGAGCTACCCGGAGTACCTGAGCCCTCCGGCGGCACGGTTCGTCGGCGAGGGGGAGCGGGCGGCCCTGGACACCGGCAACGTCCCCTACTTCGTCACACGGGCGGACTCCACCGGACTGGCCACCTCCGCCGGGACCCTGCCGGACGTCTACTCCTCCTCCCCGCTGGACTTCGCCCGCCGGGGCCTCGCCGTCAACGGCCGCCGGAGCGACGCCTACCACCACTTCCTCCTGGAGGAGTGCTTCGGCGAACTCTGCGCCGGCCGGCCCGGCGGCCTGTCGCGGCACAGCGTCTTCGCCGATGCCTGCCGGGCTGCCCTGCCGGGCCGGTGGTGGCCCTCCATCGCCCGTACGGTGGACGCGGTCGCCGTCCGCCACGACGGTCCCGACGGCCCCGAGACCGGCTGGGTCTCCGGCATCGGCCCGGACCGCAACGCACCGACCCTCACCCCGGGGAACTTCATCTCCTTCCACGACGCCGGCGGCATCGTTGCCTTCCTGCGCAACGCGGCCCTCCGGGACCCTTCCCTCGCCCCCGCGGGACAGGCCGCCGAACGGGGCCTGGACGCCCTGGTCGCGGAGTACGGCGACATCCTGCTCCAGGTCCCGGAGGGCGTCTTCACCGGCGGTGCCTCGCTGGCCCTGACCCGCCCGGACCGGTACGACCCCGACTGGACGGCGCGGGTACTGGCCCGGATCACGGAGGGGGCGGAGGCCGGAACCCTGGACGCGGACCTGGCCAACGGCCCCGCGGGCACCCTGATGGTGCTGCTGTCGCGGGCCGCGGCCGGACAGGAACCGCCGGGGACCAGGGACCTGGCCCGCCTCGTCCTCGCCGGGACCGGCCCCCTCGCGGCGGCGCCCTGGTACGACCTGGCCCACGGTGAACTCGGCCTGCGCTGGGCCGCCGCCCGCGCCGGAAGGGTGCTGGGCGACCCGGCGGTGAGCGCCGCGTCCGCCGACTGGCTGGAGGAACGGCTGCGCTCCGGCGCCCGCCCGGAGTTCGCCGGATGGTGCAAGGGCGCCGCCGGCCTGCTGCTGGCCTCGTCGGAGATCCTTGTCTCGGCCGGCCGGCGCGAACGGCTGAGCGGCGGCACGCTCGCCGCACTCGCGGACCGGGCGGCGGTACTGCCCGACGGCCCGGTCGACCTGTCGGTGTGCCACGGCACCAGTGGCGCCGTCCAGTCCCTCGTCGCCGCCGCCGGTCTGCTCGGCGAACCGGCGCTGCTGGAACGGGCGGTGGACCTCCAGGAGCGGGCGATTACCGCCGCCGTCCGGCACGGCTTCCATCTGGGAGCACCCGGACGGACCTCCCTGCTCGGCTACATGTTCGGCTGGGCGGGGGTCGGCGACACGGATCTGCTGCTCGCGACGGCGCTGGAGGACGGGCCGGACGTGCCGGTGCCCGCAGCCCTGTGCGTCCCGGCGGCGGACGTGGCCGCGACGGCGGTCGCCCGGTGA
- a CDS encoding transcriptional regulator, which produces MTAALAGESAGAPVLSPMLQRLAAERATGALMRDRGTLYLADGEVVHAESPATPGIDVLLTRGGALRREGWWDAVAEAGVGRRVGRYLVDSGRVPGGALELCHLGALYDAAFFALAPTRTPARFRYGVAHWIGPVRPVPAAAVQRETLRRRELLDRIWPDAAGDTAPLTRTGRPADAPVPPRQRRVLERVDGARTATDIAQELGRSAFHTLVDLRRLTAAGLVEAVPQAALAASSADRIALPEVTADPDVALLRRLRNALEAL; this is translated from the coding sequence ATGACAGCCGCCCTAGCGGGGGAGTCCGCCGGCGCGCCGGTCCTCTCGCCCATGCTCCAGCGCCTCGCCGCCGAGCGGGCCACCGGCGCACTCATGCGCGACCGGGGCACGCTGTACCTCGCCGACGGCGAGGTGGTGCACGCCGAATCGCCGGCGACGCCCGGCATCGACGTCCTGCTCACCCGGGGCGGCGCGCTGCGGCGCGAGGGCTGGTGGGACGCGGTCGCCGAGGCGGGGGTCGGCCGGCGGGTCGGGCGGTACCTCGTGGACAGCGGCCGGGTGCCCGGCGGGGCGCTGGAGCTGTGCCACCTGGGCGCGCTGTACGACGCGGCGTTCTTCGCCCTCGCGCCGACCCGGACGCCCGCCCGTTTCCGTTACGGCGTCGCGCACTGGATCGGCCCCGTGCGCCCCGTCCCCGCGGCCGCCGTGCAGCGCGAGACGCTCCGGCGCCGGGAGCTGCTGGACCGGATCTGGCCGGACGCGGCCGGGGACACGGCCCCGCTGACGCGGACCGGCCGTCCCGCCGACGCGCCCGTACCGCCGCGCCAGCGCCGGGTGCTGGAGCGGGTGGACGGGGCGCGTACGGCCACCGACATCGCGCAGGAGCTCGGCAGATCCGCGTTCCACACCCTGGTCGACCTGCGGCGCCTCACCGCCGCCGGGCTGGTCGAGGCGGTCCCGCAGGCCGCGCTCGCCGCCTCCTCGGCGGACCGGATCGCCCTCCCCGAGGTCACGGCCGACCCCGACGTCGCCCTGTTGCGCCGGCTCCGAAACGCATTGGAGGCCCTGTGA
- a CDS encoding LLM class flavin-dependent oxidoreductase, translated as MKYSLLLPIGPTRPEQVVPFANLVQWTAADRLWLGQGMVLESQHLVSWLAGLGIRVPTGFGVSLMPFRSPYHAAVEARSVAIATGRPVVAGFGPGAVALQRGLLGRPYTSQIGAAKEYVRIVRDLVAGRTAETEGGHFTVSAALIPALAPPVSVGLGALRERMAVAAGEVADAAVTWMAGARYLADTLVPAMRGADRELAAPLRVSAIVPFALAAPGRDPVALASAACGSHIQLPHYQDTLRRAGVVVRGQADEDARALVDAGVFLYGSADEIHGALKEFAAAGVDEVVLNATGVGLTHGPKAAADDLLALLRGVARDAESGDGGLR; from the coding sequence ATGAAGTACTCCCTCCTGCTGCCCATCGGCCCCACCCGGCCCGAGCAGGTCGTCCCCTTCGCCAATCTGGTGCAGTGGACGGCGGCCGACCGCCTCTGGCTGGGGCAGGGCATGGTGCTGGAGTCGCAGCACCTGGTGAGCTGGCTCGCCGGGCTCGGCATCCGGGTGCCCACCGGGTTCGGCGTCTCGCTGATGCCGTTCCGCTCGCCCTACCACGCCGCGGTCGAGGCACGTTCGGTGGCGATCGCCACCGGCCGTCCGGTGGTCGCCGGGTTCGGTCCCGGCGCGGTCGCGCTCCAGCGGGGCCTGCTCGGACGGCCCTACACGAGCCAGATCGGCGCCGCCAAGGAGTACGTCCGGATCGTGCGGGACCTGGTGGCGGGCCGTACCGCGGAGACGGAGGGCGGGCACTTCACCGTCTCGGCGGCCCTCATCCCGGCCCTGGCACCGCCGGTCTCGGTCGGCCTCGGGGCGCTGCGCGAGCGGATGGCGGTTGCGGCGGGCGAGGTCGCCGACGCCGCCGTCACCTGGATGGCGGGCGCGCGGTACCTCGCGGACACCCTGGTTCCGGCGATGCGGGGCGCCGACCGCGAACTCGCCGCCCCGCTGCGGGTGAGCGCCATCGTGCCCTTCGCCCTGGCGGCCCCCGGCCGCGACCCGGTCGCCCTGGCGTCGGCGGCGTGCGGGTCCCACATCCAGTTGCCGCACTACCAGGACACACTGCGCCGGGCCGGTGTGGTCGTCCGGGGCCAGGCGGACGAGGACGCGCGGGCCCTGGTCGACGCCGGGGTGTTCCTGTACGGGAGCGCCGACGAGATCCACGGCGCGCTCAAGGAGTTCGCGGCGGCCGGCGTGGACGAGGTGGTGCTGAACGCCACGGGCGTGGGCCTGACGCACGGTCCCAAGGCGGCGGCCGACGACCTGCTGGCGTTGCTGCGGGGCGTCGCGCGCGACGCGGAGTCAGGGGACGGCGGGCTGCGGTGA
- a CDS encoding peptidase domain-containing ABC transporter has product MSGRRVPTVTQVTQTECGLCCCVAVLRHHGRAEDMTEARDALDAGRDGLSARDLVRFLTQRGMRVKSYRVRGIGALEKFTSPVILFWEDQHFLVLERFDGRTAVVMDPAVGRRRISRKELEDGFSSIAISAEPGPEFERRRARPFAEWRSVPLFAEGAPRRIALVALLSLSGYGAVLGIPMLTEWAVDRAGDWHRPVDLAPVMAAVLAVAAGFFAIHLIRVLVLSSVVTLMGRHLMTHTFSRMLALPYRYFTVRQPGELLFRLNSVNSIRDLLSSRIAQGVLDIGTLLCVTVYLYVTEWRLGAVASVLLLLNACYLAVTRVRVLESAETEISHLSKSQSAQLDAIVSISSIKMGGYAREFVDRWSTTYDASLDAMRTRMRLQQGRIAGVTTTTQMFGPIVVLLASLYFVSNGRISLGAAIAVQTVSGTYFALATSVFQTYTEFTEASRYMARLNDIAEAEPESRGGSLTRLPDTSISLENVVFRYTRHSEPVLRGVSLAIEPGSRIALVGPSGSGKSTLGRLICGLYEPGSGTVRFGGQPASRYDRDALRRAIGYIPQEVHLHNRTVLDNLTLGQDLPLDRVREYCAEVGILDFLDDLPMGLHTLVSEMGANFSGGQRQRLAIVRALLQKPKLLVMDEATASLDTVNERRVNRIIEDLGATQVIIAHRLATIRSADRIHVLDRGRVVEQGTHHELLSGDSLYAELYAERTEDPTLVPGERS; this is encoded by the coding sequence ATGAGCGGACGACGGGTGCCGACCGTCACCCAGGTCACCCAGACCGAGTGCGGTCTGTGCTGCTGCGTGGCCGTGCTGCGCCACCACGGTCGGGCGGAGGACATGACCGAGGCCCGGGACGCGCTGGACGCGGGACGGGACGGACTTTCGGCCCGGGACCTCGTCCGGTTCCTGACCCAACGCGGCATGCGGGTCAAGTCGTACCGGGTGCGCGGGATCGGCGCGCTGGAGAAGTTCACCTCCCCGGTGATCCTCTTCTGGGAGGACCAGCACTTCCTGGTGCTGGAGCGGTTCGACGGCCGGACCGCCGTCGTGATGGACCCCGCGGTGGGGCGTCGCCGGATCAGCCGGAAGGAACTGGAGGACGGGTTCAGCTCCATCGCCATCAGCGCGGAGCCGGGACCGGAGTTCGAGCGCAGACGCGCCCGGCCGTTCGCGGAGTGGCGGTCCGTGCCGCTCTTCGCGGAGGGGGCGCCCCGGCGCATCGCTCTGGTCGCCCTGCTCTCCCTCAGCGGCTACGGCGCCGTGCTCGGCATCCCGATGCTGACCGAGTGGGCCGTCGACCGGGCGGGCGACTGGCACCGGCCCGTCGATCTCGCTCCGGTCATGGCCGCCGTCCTCGCCGTCGCCGCGGGCTTCTTCGCGATCCACCTCATCAGGGTGCTGGTGCTCTCCTCGGTGGTCACCCTGATGGGGCGGCACCTGATGACCCACACCTTCAGCCGGATGCTCGCCCTGCCCTACCGGTACTTCACCGTGCGACAGCCCGGCGAACTCCTGTTCCGGCTGAACAGCGTCAACTCCATCCGCGATCTGCTGTCCTCCCGGATCGCCCAGGGCGTCCTGGACATCGGCACCCTGCTCTGCGTCACCGTCTACCTGTACGTCACGGAATGGCGGCTCGGGGCCGTCGCCTCGGTGCTGCTCCTGCTGAACGCCTGCTACCTGGCGGTGACCCGGGTACGGGTGCTGGAGTCGGCGGAGACCGAGATCTCGCACCTCTCCAAGAGCCAGTCGGCGCAACTGGACGCCATCGTGTCCATCTCCTCGATCAAGATGGGCGGTTACGCGCGAGAGTTCGTGGACCGGTGGAGCACCACGTACGACGCCTCCCTCGACGCCATGCGCACCCGGATGCGACTCCAGCAGGGCCGCATCGCCGGCGTCACCACGACGACCCAGATGTTCGGGCCGATCGTGGTGCTGCTGGCGAGCCTCTACTTCGTCAGCAACGGCCGGATCTCGCTCGGCGCGGCCATCGCCGTGCAGACGGTGTCCGGTACCTACTTCGCCCTGGCGACCTCGGTGTTCCAGACGTACACCGAGTTCACCGAGGCATCCCGCTACATGGCCCGGCTCAACGACATCGCGGAGGCCGAGCCCGAGTCGCGCGGCGGCAGCCTCACCCGGCTCCCCGACACCTCGATCTCGCTGGAGAACGTCGTCTTCCGCTACACCCGGCACAGCGAACCGGTACTGCGCGGGGTCTCGCTGGCCATCGAGCCGGGTTCGCGCATCGCCCTGGTCGGGCCCTCCGGGTCCGGGAAGAGCACCCTGGGGCGGCTCATCTGCGGTCTGTACGAACCGGGTTCGGGCACCGTGAGGTTCGGCGGTCAGCCCGCGTCCCGGTACGACCGGGACGCCCTGCGCCGCGCCATCGGCTACATCCCGCAGGAGGTGCACCTGCACAACCGCACCGTCCTGGACAACCTGACGCTCGGTCAGGACCTGCCGCTGGATCGCGTACGGGAGTACTGCGCCGAGGTCGGCATCCTCGACTTCCTCGACGACCTGCCCATGGGGCTGCACACCCTGGTCTCCGAGATGGGCGCCAACTTCTCCGGCGGTCAGCGCCAGCGGCTGGCCATCGTCCGGGCCCTGTTGCAGAAGCCGAAGCTGCTGGTCATGGACGAGGCCACGGCGTCCCTGGACACCGTCAACGAGCGCCGGGTCAACCGGATCATCGAGGACCTGGGCGCCACCCAGGTCATCATCGCCCACCGGCTGGCGACCATCCGCTCGGCCGACCGCATCCACGTCCTCGACCGCGGCCGTGTGGTCGAACAGGGCACCCACCACGAACTGCTGAGCGGGGATTCGCTCTACGCCGAGCTGTACGCGGAGCGCACCGAGGACCCCACCCTTGTCCCTGGAGAGCGGTCATGA
- a CDS encoding AfsR/SARP family transcriptional regulator has product MLFRILGPVQVGRSAEAGSSVRRALLTALLLRRGQPLAAADLMEILWDEPPGSATANIRSHLTGLRRDLDRAVPGLSDRLRTYRGPASGYVLRAEAHEVDLTAFTGHARRGRRLLLRGESEAAVAELEAGTALWRGPLGHDLPPTRWFGAHAAGLDCARLDAHQDLFTACVLAGHTELLAYRIESVIAEAPYRQRLWALLAAAHCVTGDAAGALAAVERCASVFAEDLGLAVPPEVEAVRTAALTWDRDAALRIVAAYPAHASARPTSASARPADLTVLPLGAAGAPSTAPGGNRVPSPQPAVP; this is encoded by the coding sequence ATGCTGTTCAGGATTCTGGGACCGGTCCAGGTGGGCCGAAGCGCCGAGGCCGGCTCAAGCGTCCGGCGCGCGCTGCTCACCGCGCTGCTGCTGCGGCGGGGGCAGCCCCTGGCCGCCGCCGACCTCATGGAGATCCTCTGGGACGAGCCGCCCGGTTCGGCCACCGCCAACATCCGCAGCCATCTGACCGGGCTCCGCCGCGACCTCGACCGGGCCGTCCCGGGGCTCAGCGACCGGCTGCGCACCTACCGCGGGCCCGCCAGCGGCTACGTGCTGCGCGCCGAGGCGCACGAGGTGGACCTGACCGCCTTCACCGGTCACGCGCGGCGCGGCCGGAGGCTGCTGCTGCGGGGCGAGTCGGAAGCGGCAGTGGCCGAACTGGAGGCCGGAACGGCACTGTGGCGGGGGCCGTTGGGCCACGACCTGCCGCCCACCCGCTGGTTCGGCGCGCACGCCGCCGGTCTGGACTGCGCCCGGCTCGACGCCCACCAGGACCTCTTCACCGCCTGTGTGCTGGCCGGGCACACGGAGCTGCTGGCCTACCGCATCGAGAGCGTCATCGCCGAGGCCCCCTACCGGCAGCGGCTGTGGGCGCTGCTGGCGGCGGCCCACTGTGTCACCGGTGACGCGGCCGGGGCGCTGGCCGCCGTCGAGCGGTGCGCGTCGGTGTTCGCGGAGGATCTGGGGCTGGCGGTGCCGCCCGAGGTCGAGGCGGTGCGGACGGCGGCCCTCACTTGGGACCGGGACGCCGCCCTGCGGATCGTCGCCGCGTATCCCGCGCACGCGTCCGCCCGGCCCACGAGCGCGTCCGCCCGTCCTGCGGACCTCACCGTGCTCCCCCTGGGTGCCGCCGGCGCGCCGTCGACCGCGCCCGGCGGGAACCGTGTCCCGTCACCGCAGCCCGCCGTCCCCTGA
- a CDS encoding roadblock/LC7 domain-containing protein — protein sequence MVPEAEAQDLLAELQRLRARVPLLSGALAASTDGLVLAHDTPGVEAEGVAALTAAALGVAIRMTDATGRGGFRELLVRGETGYIATYAAGSQAVLTLLAEDRINVGRLHLEGRRAGSRIGALVDGALDRAPQAAPVPRPQQQPGALPHRPT from the coding sequence ATGGTGCCCGAAGCCGAAGCGCAGGACCTCCTGGCCGAGCTCCAGCGGTTACGGGCCCGGGTCCCGCTCCTCTCCGGCGCCCTGGCGGCCAGCACCGACGGCCTGGTCCTGGCCCACGACACACCGGGGGTGGAGGCCGAGGGGGTCGCCGCGCTGACCGCCGCCGCGCTCGGCGTCGCCATCCGAATGACGGACGCGACCGGCCGGGGCGGCTTCCGTGAACTCCTCGTGCGCGGCGAGACGGGCTACATCGCGACGTACGCCGCGGGCTCCCAGGCCGTCCTGACGCTGCTGGCCGAGGACCGGATCAACGTGGGGCGGCTCCATCTGGAGGGCCGCCGGGCCGGCTCCCGCATCGGCGCGCTGGTCGACGGCGCCCTGGACCGCGCCCCGCAGGCCGCGCCCGTACCGCGCCCCCAGCAACAGCCCGGTGCGCTCCCGCACCGTCCGACCTGA
- a CDS encoding MurR/RpiR family transcriptional regulator: MSGSSPAARLQELFEGRRLTPTQRRIAHSMVRRAGDAPFLSSVELAELAGVSQPSVTRFAVALGFDGYPALRKHLREVAPAGPETGEETYNEYQQAVLGEIENLRHLAELLADPGPVERAGRLLAASRPLPVLGLRAASSQARGFGYFAAKVHPDVRVLDEGGSMLHDRIDAARRAGATALICFALPRHPREVVDALAYARDRGLTVVSVADSAFAPVARHSDLLIPAAVGTGLAFDTACAPMLLGRVLLEAMCDALPDAQARLEEFDAGAVARGLFVE, encoded by the coding sequence ATGAGCGGGAGCAGCCCGGCCGCGCGGTTGCAGGAGCTGTTCGAGGGGCGCAGGCTCACGCCCACGCAGCGGCGCATCGCGCACTCGATGGTGCGCAGGGCCGGTGACGCCCCGTTCCTCTCCAGCGTCGAACTCGCCGAACTGGCCGGCGTCAGCCAGCCCTCCGTCACCCGGTTCGCCGTCGCTCTCGGCTTCGACGGCTACCCCGCCCTGCGCAAGCACCTGCGCGAGGTCGCCCCGGCGGGCCCGGAGACGGGGGAGGAGACGTACAACGAGTACCAGCAGGCGGTGCTCGGCGAGATCGAGAACCTGCGCCACCTCGCCGAACTCCTCGCCGACCCGGGCCCCGTCGAACGGGCCGGCCGCCTGCTCGCGGCCTCCCGCCCGCTGCCGGTGCTGGGCCTGCGCGCCGCGTCCTCGCAGGCGCGGGGGTTCGGGTACTTCGCCGCGAAGGTGCACCCGGACGTCCGGGTGCTCGACGAGGGCGGCAGCATGCTGCACGACCGGATCGACGCCGCGCGCCGGGCCGGGGCGACGGCGCTGATCTGCTTCGCGCTGCCGCGCCACCCGCGCGAGGTGGTGGACGCCCTCGCGTACGCGCGTGACCGGGGGCTCACCGTGGTGTCCGTCGCGGACTCCGCGTTCGCGCCCGTCGCCCGCCACAGCGACCTGCTGATCCCGGCCGCCGTGGGCACCGGCCTCGCCTTCGACACGGCCTGCGCGCCGATGCTGCTGGGGCGCGTCCTGCTGGAGGCCATGTGCGACGCCCTGCCCGACGCCCAGGCCCGCCTGGAGGAGTTCGACGCGGGGGCGGTGGCCAGGGGCCTGTTCGTGGAGTAG